Proteins encoded by one window of Maliibacterium massiliense:
- a CDS encoding DUF2273 domain-containing protein yields MGEKWLTFFRENKSKVIGALIGLAIGIIILSIGFWRTLFLALCVGVGYALGIAFTSESNLGHALRRIFHIRKRNTFDE; encoded by the coding sequence ATGGGCGAAAAGTGGTTGACGTTCTTTCGAGAGAACAAAAGCAAGGTCATCGGCGCGCTCATCGGCCTTGCGATCGGCATCATCATACTGAGCATTGGTTTCTGGCGCACGCTGTTCCTGGCGCTCTGCGTGGGCGTGGGCTACGCGCTGGGCATCGCCTTTACCTCCGAGAGCAACCTGGGGCACGCGCTGCGCAGGATCTTTCACATAAGAAAGAGGAACACATTCGATGAGTAG
- the nusB gene encoding transcription antitermination factor NusB codes for MARESAMRLVYQWAMAGGPWEEVLAQSMEDVRLNPLDLLYVKDTMEGVQAYIDQIDSYITQMSRSWRIERMAKVDLAVLRVATYELCFRQDIPDSVAINEAVELSKRYSAPEASAFVNGILSSLVKSRDAGELKSAAQMQQASRDAQQKEQ; via the coding sequence ATGGCACGGGAGTCCGCAATGCGTCTTGTATACCAGTGGGCCATGGCAGGCGGCCCTTGGGAGGAAGTGCTCGCCCAGTCCATGGAAGATGTGCGGCTCAACCCGCTGGACTTGCTCTATGTCAAGGATACCATGGAGGGCGTGCAGGCGTATATCGACCAGATTGACAGCTACATTACCCAGATGAGCCGCTCCTGGCGCATCGAGCGCATGGCAAAGGTGGACCTCGCCGTGTTGCGGGTGGCTACCTACGAGCTGTGCTTCCGGCAGGATATCCCCGATTCGGTAGCCATCAACGAGGCGGTAGAGCTCTCCAAGCGCTACAGCGCGCCCGAGGCGTCCGCGTTTGTCAACGGCATTCTCTCCTCGCTGGTCAAAAGCAGGGATGCGGGCGAACTAAAGAGCGCGGCGCAGATGCAGCAGGCGTCGCGGGATGCGCAGCAGAAGGAGCAATAA
- the amaP gene encoding alkaline shock response membrane anchor protein AmaP: MKLGFGRRLCLVVLMLACIALSLAAIALVWYAPLYDLVLDYATRMVIPWYVAAIVTAVALAALVMAFVLLFMGARKKTPEDILVRSDEGGKVIISTQAVSALVQSAVKPIAELRDMRVRILPRERSVDIEMKVIVRPETDIPAVTEKMQQDIRSYVGAHTGIGVGTVNIAVVASPAQGEEVSLSAAARVR; this comes from the coding sequence ATGAAGTTGGGTTTTGGTCGCCGCCTCTGCCTGGTGGTGCTGATGCTTGCGTGCATCGCGCTTTCTCTTGCGGCAATTGCGCTGGTTTGGTACGCGCCGCTCTATGATTTGGTGCTGGACTACGCCACGCGCATGGTGATTCCCTGGTATGTCGCGGCCATCGTCACGGCAGTGGCGCTGGCGGCGCTTGTGATGGCGTTTGTCCTTCTGTTTATGGGCGCGCGCAAGAAGACGCCCGAGGATATCCTGGTACGCAGCGACGAGGGTGGCAAGGTCATCATCTCTACCCAGGCGGTATCGGCTTTGGTGCAGAGCGCGGTGAAGCCCATCGCTGAGCTGCGGGATATGCGCGTGCGCATCCTGCCGCGCGAGCGCAGCGTGGATATTGAGATGAAGGTTATCGTGCGCCCTGAGACGGATATCCCCGCTGTGACGGAGAAGATGCAGCAGGATATCAGGTCCTATGTCGGCGCGCATACCGGCATCGGCGTGGGCACGGTCAACATCGCGGTGGTGGCGTCGCCGGCGCAGGGTGAGGAAGTTTCCCTCAGTGCGGCCGCCCGCGTCAGATAA